A DNA window from Danio aesculapii chromosome 1, fDanAes4.1, whole genome shotgun sequence contains the following coding sequences:
- the mrpl39 gene encoding 39S ribosomal protein L39, mitochondrial, whose amino-acid sequence MAAARTVGQMLQRRMVSSAAAAPRLSSAAVLAQRSAQFSREQLRQRALQPRVEKVEVQLQGPGLQGTLLVMNRGLSTPYSCARHLSEWHVNSSALALVDGQPWHMHKPLTRSCELTLLTFRDPDPQILNQAYWRSCAALLGLVLESAFKDQFSVELLKIPEVPVTAGAFCCDLLLDPLLDSWKPTEENLRSLTRDALQMISRDLPWEPLEVSASLALEIFSQSRCKQEEVEEAAAQSQNGTVTLYRCGDHVTLSSTPLVSRTGLCSQFEVTSIHTLSENTRGVQRRAQGLSLPINLTAHHTVWRKLRKRAERLVELPSSSTLAPPPNTKAPPTVSVTPPPLP is encoded by the exons ATGGCTGCCGCTCGGACTGTCGGTCAGATGCTTCAGCGCC gtatggtgtCCAGCGCTGCAGCAGCTCCTCGTCTGTCGTCTGCAGCAGTTCTGGCTCAGCGCAGTGCTCAGTTCTCCAGAGAGCAGCTCCGTCAGCGAGCGCTGCAGCCGCGGGTGGAGAAGGTGGAGGTGCAGCTGCAGGGGCCGGGCCTGCAGGGGACGCTGCTGGTGATGAACAGAGGCCTGTCTACACCATACAGCTGCGCACGCC ACCTGTCGGAGTGGCATGTGAACAGCAGTGCGCTGGCGCTGGTGGACGGACAGCCGTGGCACATGCACAAACCCCTGACCCGCTCCTGTGAGCTCACACTGCTGACCTTCAGAGATCCAGACCCACAGATTCTCAACCAG gcGTACTGGCGCTCCTGTGCGGCTCTTCTGGGTCTCGTCCTGGAATCAGCCTTTAAGGACCAGTTCAGTGTTGAGCTGCTCAAGATTCCTGAAGTGCCAG TGACGGCTGGTGCTTTCTGCTGTGATCTGCTTCTGGATCCGCTTCTGGACTCCTGGAAGCCCACGGAG GAGAATCTGCGCAGTCTGACGCGTGACGCTCTGCAGATGATCAGCAGAGATCTGCCCTGGGAGCCGCTGGAGGTTTCAGCTTCTCTGGCATTGGAGATCTTCTCTCAGAGCAG gtgtaaACAGGAGGAAGTTGAAGAAGCAGCAGCTCAGAGTCAGAACGGGACGGTGACACTGTACAG gtgtggGGATCATGTGACGCTAAGCTCCACCCCTCTGGTGTCCCGCACGGGTCTTTGCTCTCAGTTTGAGGTCACGTCGatacacacactctcagaaaacaCACGTGGAGTCCAGCGCCGAGCTCAGGGGCTCTCACTGCCCATCAACCTTACT GCTCATCATACAGTCTGGAGGAAGCTGCGGAAAAGAGCAGAAAGACtg GTGGAGCTTCCCTCATCTTCAACATTGGCTCCTCCTCCCAACACAAAGGCTCCACCCACTGTCTCTGTGACTCCACCCCCTCTGCCATAA